In the genome of Gallus gallus isolate bGalGal1 chromosome 21, bGalGal1.mat.broiler.GRCg7b, whole genome shotgun sequence, one region contains:
- the PRDM16 gene encoding histone-lysine N-methyltransferase PRDM16 isoform X4 codes for MAPSMEEEHTFRCEDCDELFQSKLDLRRHKKYACSAVSSLYDTLNDEIKQEGLGDGQVFECKDCERMFPNKYSLEQHMVIHTEEREYKCDQCPKAFNWKSNLIRHQMSHDSGKRFECENCVKVFTDPSNLQRHIRSQHVGARAHACPDCGKTFATSSGLKQHKHIHSTVKPFICEVCHKSYTQFSNLCRHKRMHADCRTQIKCKDCGQMFSTTSSLNKHRRFCEGKNHYNPGGIFAPGLPLTPTSMMDKSKPSPNLNHTSLGFNDYFPSRPHPGGLPFSPAPPAFPALTPGFPGIFPPSLYPRPPLLPPTQLLKSPLNHTQDAKLPSPLGNPALPLISAVSNSNQAASAEEKCESSLENSYLEKLKARNSDMSDGSDFEDVNTTTGTDLDTTTGTGSDLDSDAESDRDKAKDKSKQMESKPDFVSSSVSASSTNNTSEIPLFYSQHSFFPPPEEHLLPTTGAANDSIKAIASIAEKYFGPGFMGMQEKKMGSLPYHSMFPFQFLPNFPHSLYPFTERTLNHNLLVKAEPKSPRDLHKVGSTSSESPFDLTTKPKEIKPILPPPKVLPAPSSGEEQPLDLSIGNRIRASQNGGREPRKNHIYGERKLMASEVLPKISQSQLPQQPSLHYAKPSPFFMDPIYSRVEKRKVTDPVGALKEKYLRPSPLLFHPQMSAIETMTEKLESFAAMKADSGSSLQPLPHHPFNFRSPPPTLSDPILRKGKERYTCRYCGKIFPRSANLTRHLRTHTGEQPYRCKYCDRSFSISSNLQRHVRNIHNKEKPFKCHLCNRCFGQQTNLDRHLKKHEHENVPVSQHSGVITNHLGTSASSPNSESDNHALLDEKEDSYFSEIRNFIANSEMNQASTLADKRPEMQDIDSNSQCHGLANEKTEDVDDEDEELEEEDDDSLTGKSQDETVSPTAEPRGTYEDEEDEEPTSLTMSFDHTRRCIEEDEAGLLDLEQMPNFGKGLDLRKAAEEAFEVKDVFNSTLDSETIKQTLYRQAKNQAYAMMLSLSENAPLHTSSQNSLGAWLDMAGAASESGTFNPINHL; via the exons AGGAGCACACGTTCCGCTGCGAGGACTGCGATGAGCTCTTCCAGTCCAAGCTGGACCTGCGGCGGCACAAGAAGTACGCGTGCAGCGCGGTGAGCTCGCTCTATGACACACTGAACGACGAGATCAAGCAGGAGGGCCTCGGCGATGGGCAGGTGTTTGAGTGCAAGGACTGCGAGAGGATGTTCCCCAACAAGTACAG CCTGGAGCAGCACATGGTGATCCACACCGAGGAGCGGGAGTACAAATGCGACCAGTGCCCCAAGGCCTTCAACTGGAAATCCAACCTGATCCGCCACCAGATGTCTCACGACAGCGGGAAGCGCTTTGAGTGTGAAAACTGCGTTAAG GTGTTTACCGACCCCAGCAACCTCCAGAGGCACATCCGCTCCCAGCACGTTGGAGCACGAGCCCACGCCTGCCCGGACTGCGGCAAAACCTTTGCCACCTCATCTGGCCTCAAACAGCACAAGCACATTCACAGCACTGTCAAACCTTTCATAT GTGAGGTCTGTCACAAATCCTACACGCAGTTCTCCAACCTCTGCCGCCACAAGCGGATGCACGCGGACTGCCGCACGCAGATCAAGTGCAAGGACTGCGGGCAGATGTTCAGCACTACCTCCTCTCTCAACAAGCACCGGCGCTTCTGCGAGGGCAAGAACCATTACAACCCTGGGGGCATTTTTGCGCCGGGCCTCCCCTTAACGCCCACCTCCATGATGGACAAATCCAAGCCCTCTCCCAACCTCAACCACACCAGCTTGGGATTTAACGATTATTTTCCATCCCGTCCCCACCCGGGGGGTCTTCCATTCTCACCCGCCCCCCCAGCGTTCCCTGCCCTCACTCCGGGATTCCCGGGGATTTTCCCACCATCTCTGTACCCTCGGCCCCCCTTGTTACCACCCACACAGCTCCTCAAAAGTCCCCTCAACCACACCCAGGACGCAAAGCTTCCCAGCCCCCTCGGGAACCCTGCACTTCCCCTCATCTCTGCGGTGAGCAACAGCAACCAGGCCGCCTCGGCAGAGGAGAAATGCGAGAGCAGCCTGGAGAACTCCTACCTGGAGAAGCTAAAAGCCAGGAACAGCGACATGTCCGATGGCAGCGACTTCGAGGACGTCAACACGACCACGGGCACAGACCTGGATACCACCACTGGCACCGGCTCCGACCTGGACAGCGACGCAGAGAGCGACAGGGACAAAGCAAAAGATAAGAGCAAACAGATGGAGAGCAAGCCAGACTttgtgagcagctctgtgtcGGCGAGCTCCACCAACAACACAAGCGAGATCCCTCTCTTCTATTCTCAgcattccttctttcctcccccaGAAGAGCACCTGCTGCCCACCACAGGAGCAGCTAATGACTCTATTAAGGCTATCGCCTCCATCGCAGAGAAGTATTTTGGGCCTGGCTTTATGGGgatgcaggagaaaaagatgGGTTCGCTCCCGTATCATTCCATGTTTCCGTTTCAGTTCCTCCCCAATTTCCCCCACTCACTCTACCCGTTCACGGAGCGAACCCTCAATCACAACTTGCTGGTCAAGGCAGAACCAAAGTCACCCAGGGACCTCCACAAAGTGGGCAGCACCAGCTCGGAGTCGCCCTTCGATCTCACCACGAAGCCAAAAGAGATAAAGCCAATCCTGCCGCCGCCGAAGGTCCTGCCAGCCCCGTCCTCAGGGGAGGAACAGCCACTGGATCTGAGCATCGGCAACCGCATCCGAGCCAGTCAGAATGGAGGGAGAGAGCCACGGAAGAACCACATCTACGGGGAAAGGAAACTAATGGCAAGTGAAGTCTTACCCAAGATTTCCCAGTCTCAGCTGCCTCAGCAACCATCCCTGCATTATGCTAAGCCATCACCCTTTTTCATGGATCCCATCTACAG CAGGGTGGAGAAGCGGAAGGTGACAGACCCTGTGGGTGCCCTAAAGGAGAAGTACCTGCGACCCTCCCCGCTGCTATTCCACCCCCAG ATGTCAGCCATAGAAACGATGACGGAGAAACTGGAGAGCTTTGCAGCCATGAAGGCGGACTCCGgcagttccctgcagccccttccccaccACCCCTTCAACTTCCGATCGCCACCACCCACACTGTCCGACCCCATCCTGAGGAAGGGCAAGGAGCGCTACACCTGCAG GTACTGTGGGAAGATCTTCCCTCGCTCAGCCAACCTGACGAGGCATCTGCGGACGCACACCGGAGAGCAGCCCTACAG gtgTAAATACTGTGACAGGTCATTCAGCATTTCCTCCAACCTCCAGCGGCACGTTCGGAACATCCATAACAAGGAGAAGCCATTCAAATGCCACCTGTGCAACCGGTGCTTTGGGCAGCAGACCAACCTGGACCGACATCTTAAGAAGCACGAGCACGAGAACGTTCCAG TGAGCCAGCACTCTGGAGTCATTACGAACCACCTTGGGACCAGTGCCTCTTCCCCCAACTCGGAGTCGGACAACCATGCACTTTTAGATGAGAAAGAGGATTCGTATTTCTCTGAAATCAGAAATTTTATTGCAAATAGTGAGATGAACCAAGCGTCAACGTTAGCAGATAAAAG GCCAGAAATGCAGGACATTGACAGCAACTCCCAGTGTCACGGCTTGGCAAATGAGAAAACGGAAGACGTggatgatgaagatgaagaactGGAAGAGGAGGATGACGACAGCCTGACAGGGAAGTCGCAGGATGAAACGGTGTCACCCACTGCAGAGCCCCGAGGAACGTACGAGGATGAAGAAGATGAGGAGCCCACATCTCTCACCATGAGCTTTGACCACACCCGAAG GTGTATTGAGGAGGACGAAGCCGGCTTGTTAGATTTGGAGCAGATGCCGAATTTTGGGAAGGGGCTGGATCTTCGCAAAGCAGCCGAGGAAGCATTTGAAGTTAAAGATGTGTTTAATTCCACCTTAGACTCTGAGACAATAAAACAGACTCTGTACAGGCAGGCTAAAAACCAG GCTTATGCAATGATGCTGTCCCTGTCTGAGAACGCTCCCCTCCACACGTCCTCCCAGAACTCCCTGGGTGCTTGGTTGGACATGGCAGGAGCAGCTTCAGAGTCGGGGACCTTTAACCCCATCAACCACCTCTGA